In Herbaspirillum seropedicae, a single window of DNA contains:
- a CDS encoding ammonium transporter, which produces MDDHKNGADALFILLGAIMILAMHAGFAFLELGTVRKKNQVNALVKILADFAVSTIVYFFIGYYVAYRVSFFAGAETLAQRSGFELVKFFFLLTFAAAIPAIISGGIAERSKFNPQLVATAVLVGLVYPFFEGIAWNQHLGVQAWLAATFDAEFHDFAGSIVVHAVGGWIALPAVLLLGARRGRYSKEGAVAAHPPSNIPFLALGAWILTVGWFGFNVMSAQTLDKMNGLVAMNSLMAMAGGTLVALLMGRNDPGFAYNGPLAGLVAVCAGSDLMHPLGALVTGGIAGAIFVWMFTRTQNKWKIDDVLGVWPLHGLCGLWGGLAAGIFGLQALGGRGGVSFLSQLIGSVMGIVIAALGGWIVYGLLKKAVGIRLDPEQEFEGADLAIHKISSTAERETSW; this is translated from the coding sequence GTGGACGATCACAAAAACGGCGCAGACGCCCTCTTCATCCTGCTAGGGGCGATCATGATCCTGGCCATGCATGCCGGCTTCGCCTTCCTTGAGCTGGGCACAGTGCGCAAGAAGAACCAGGTCAATGCCCTGGTCAAGATCCTGGCGGACTTTGCCGTATCGACCATCGTCTATTTCTTCATCGGCTACTACGTCGCCTATCGCGTGAGCTTCTTCGCCGGCGCCGAGACGCTGGCGCAGCGCAGCGGCTTCGAGCTGGTGAAGTTCTTCTTCCTGCTGACCTTTGCCGCCGCGATCCCGGCCATCATCTCGGGCGGCATTGCCGAGCGTTCCAAGTTCAATCCGCAGCTGGTGGCCACGGCCGTGCTGGTGGGCCTGGTCTATCCCTTCTTCGAGGGCATTGCATGGAACCAGCACCTGGGCGTGCAAGCCTGGCTGGCCGCCACCTTCGACGCAGAATTCCACGACTTCGCCGGCTCCATCGTGGTCCACGCCGTCGGCGGCTGGATCGCCCTGCCCGCCGTGCTGCTGCTGGGCGCGCGCCGAGGCCGCTACAGCAAGGAAGGCGCGGTTGCTGCGCATCCGCCCTCCAACATTCCCTTCCTGGCATTGGGCGCGTGGATCCTGACGGTGGGCTGGTTCGGCTTCAACGTGATGAGCGCGCAGACGCTGGACAAGATGAATGGCCTGGTCGCGATGAATTCGCTCATGGCCATGGCCGGCGGCACACTGGTAGCGCTGCTGATGGGCCGCAATGACCCCGGCTTCGCCTACAACGGCCCGCTGGCCGGCCTGGTGGCGGTATGCGCCGGCTCGGACCTGATGCACCCGCTGGGCGCACTGGTCACCGGCGGCATTGCCGGGGCGATCTTCGTGTGGATGTTTACCCGCACCCAGAACAAATGGAAGATCGACGACGTGCTGGGCGTGTGGCCGCTGCACGGGCTGTGCGGATTGTGGGGCGGCCTGGCGGCGGGCATCTTCGGCCTGCAGGCGCTGGGGGGCCGGGGTGGCGTGTCCTTCCTGTCACAACTGATCGGCAGCGTGATGGGCATTGTCATTGCAGCGCTGGGCGGGTGGATCGTGTATGGCTTGCTCAAGAAGGCAGTCGGTATCCGCCTTGATCCGGAGCAGGAGTTCGAAGGGGCGGATCTGGCCATTCACAAGATTTCTTCTACGGCGGAGAGGGAGACCAGTTGGTAA
- a CDS encoding N-acyl-D-amino-acid deacylase family protein: protein MQNSPAFDLLITGGTIIDGSKAPRFRADIGVRHGRIAEIGNLSHRQAAQRIDASGKIVAPGFIDSHTHDDQAVLSQPDMTFKISQGVTTVITGNCGISIAPLRAGTPLPAPLSLLDDADGTRFETFSSYLDALRQTPSAVNVAAMVGHSTLRVMTMDALEREARPDEISAMNALLDEALEAGAIGISTGTYYPPAAHASTQEVIDVCRPIAGTGALYVTHMRDEADKSMEALEESFLIGRELNAPVVISHHKLQRAHNFGKSSQTLARIRQAMQCQCVALDCYPYNASSTMLHRDPKRLVGRILISSSKPHPEQAGRELDAIAAEWGVSKEEAAARLQPASAVYFGMDESDVRNILAFDETMIGSDGIPTGEKPHPRLWGTFPRILGHYSRDLGLFDLEVAVWKMTGLTARNFKLHERGTLEVGHYADIVVFDAATIRDTASYETPAEPAQGIDAVIVNGVVTWRLGQHMGARAGHVIARHAASKRRDQAPCRSKASS from the coding sequence ATGCAAAACAGTCCAGCATTCGATCTGCTGATCACCGGCGGCACGATCATCGATGGCAGCAAGGCGCCACGATTCCGCGCCGACATCGGTGTTCGCCATGGCCGCATTGCCGAGATCGGCAACCTGTCGCATCGCCAGGCGGCGCAAAGGATAGACGCCAGCGGCAAGATAGTGGCGCCCGGCTTCATCGATTCCCATACCCATGATGACCAGGCGGTGCTCTCGCAACCCGACATGACATTCAAGATCTCGCAGGGTGTCACCACGGTAATCACAGGAAATTGCGGCATCAGCATCGCGCCGCTGCGTGCCGGCACGCCATTGCCGGCGCCGCTCAGCCTGCTCGACGATGCCGACGGGACCCGCTTTGAGACATTCAGCAGCTATCTGGACGCCTTGCGCCAGACGCCATCGGCAGTCAACGTCGCGGCCATGGTGGGCCATTCCACCTTGCGCGTGATGACGATGGATGCGCTGGAAAGAGAAGCCCGACCAGATGAAATCAGCGCCATGAACGCCTTGCTGGATGAAGCCCTGGAAGCCGGCGCCATCGGCATTTCCACCGGGACTTACTACCCGCCGGCAGCGCATGCGAGCACCCAGGAAGTCATCGACGTGTGCCGCCCCATTGCCGGGACCGGCGCACTCTACGTCACGCATATGCGCGACGAGGCCGACAAATCGATGGAGGCGCTGGAGGAGAGCTTCCTGATCGGCCGGGAGCTGAATGCACCGGTGGTGATTTCGCATCACAAGTTGCAGCGTGCACATAACTTCGGCAAGTCCTCCCAGACCCTGGCGCGCATACGCCAGGCCATGCAATGCCAGTGCGTGGCCCTGGACTGCTATCCCTACAACGCCAGTTCCACCATGTTGCACCGGGACCCCAAGCGCTTGGTCGGGCGCATCTTGATCAGCTCGAGCAAGCCGCATCCGGAGCAGGCTGGCCGCGAGCTCGATGCGATCGCCGCCGAATGGGGCGTGAGCAAGGAAGAAGCCGCAGCGCGCCTGCAACCCGCCAGCGCCGTCTATTTCGGCATGGATGAAAGTGACGTGCGCAACATCCTTGCTTTCGACGAGACCATGATCGGATCGGACGGCATCCCCACCGGGGAAAAGCCGCATCCCCGGCTGTGGGGAACCTTCCCCCGCATCCTGGGGCATTACAGCCGGGATCTCGGGCTCTTCGATCTGGAAGTCGCCGTCTGGAAAATGACGGGCCTGACCGCGCGCAATTTCAAGCTCCACGAACGCGGCACGCTGGAGGTCGGCCATTACGCCGACATCGTAGTGTTCGACGCGGCCACGATTCGGGATACCGCCAGCTATGAAACACCGGCAGAACCCGCCCAGGGTATCGATGCCGTCATCGTCAATGGCGTGGTGACGTGGCGGCTGGGACAACACATGGGAGCAAGGGCGGGCCACGTAATTGCTCGTCACGCAGCGAGCAAGCGGCGCGATCAAGCGCCCTGCCGCTCCAAGGCAAGCAGCTGA
- a CDS encoding class I SAM-dependent methyltransferase, translating to MEKKVAGTAGYGENAAQLATQYESIEFEALHHDVLHLFPTQPSAILDIGAGSGRDSAALARKGHAVTAIEPSKELREEGQRRHALLDIHWIDDHLPDLQVAKRLGRTFDLILLTAVWMHLEKQEREIAMQAIAGLLGPEGKVMMTLRHGPVPPGRQMFDVSPHETVELAAQSGLQARHLSERADMFDRTDVRWSVVVLEKV from the coding sequence ATGGAAAAGAAAGTGGCAGGAACCGCCGGCTATGGAGAAAACGCGGCGCAGTTGGCAACGCAGTATGAAAGCATCGAATTCGAGGCCCTCCATCACGACGTCCTTCATTTGTTTCCAACCCAGCCCAGCGCGATCCTGGACATTGGCGCAGGCTCTGGCCGCGACTCCGCTGCGCTGGCGCGCAAGGGACACGCTGTCACGGCAATAGAACCTTCGAAGGAATTACGCGAAGAAGGCCAGCGACGTCACGCCTTGCTCGATATCCACTGGATTGATGATCATCTTCCTGATCTGCAGGTGGCCAAGCGACTGGGGCGAACTTTTGACTTGATATTGCTCACCGCGGTATGGATGCATCTGGAAAAACAGGAGCGGGAAATTGCGATGCAGGCGATTGCCGGGTTGTTAGGTCCCGAGGGGAAGGTCATGATGACACTGCGGCATGGTCCTGTTCCTCCAGGCAGGCAGATGTTTGATGTCTCACCGCACGAAACTGTTGAACTGGCGGCGCAATCCGGTTTGCAGGCGCGACACCTCAGCGAACGTGCCGATATGTTCGACCGTACTGATGTACGTTGGAGTGTCGTTGTGTTGGAGAAGGTGTAG
- a CDS encoding LysR family transcriptional regulator: MRLRHIEIFSAIMQTGSAIGAARLLNVTQPAISKMLRHAEQTVGFALFLRSGGKLVPTPEALRLQQELQPFDEQLARIRRVVSNLASGSEAPLRIAATPAIAHHLAPKAVALWCQAHPDSECLLSASHTRELLYSLLLNEVDIALTMQPISHPNLITTVVCDCDIYAIAPAQWWPQERLDTPITPDEIAGQPFISIDIRSHLGASVSAWLAGVSPPPDVKVTVQTYTLARSLVEARIGIAVVDHFTAKAGHADKEIQMRRIDLPTANKVYAITNRSRPAPKSANFLLEAIRSLPD; this comes from the coding sequence ATGCGCCTGCGTCATATCGAGATTTTCAGCGCCATCATGCAGACCGGCAGCGCCATCGGGGCGGCAAGATTGCTCAACGTGACGCAGCCGGCCATCAGCAAGATGCTGCGACACGCCGAACAAACGGTGGGCTTTGCATTGTTTCTGCGTTCGGGTGGGAAGCTGGTTCCCACCCCGGAAGCATTACGGCTGCAGCAGGAATTGCAGCCTTTTGATGAACAGCTGGCGCGCATCCGGCGGGTGGTCAGCAATCTCGCCAGCGGGAGCGAGGCGCCCTTGCGCATTGCAGCCACGCCGGCCATTGCGCATCATCTTGCACCCAAGGCCGTGGCATTGTGGTGCCAGGCGCATCCCGATTCAGAATGCCTGCTGTCGGCCTCGCATACCCGTGAACTGCTGTACTCGCTGTTGCTCAACGAGGTCGATATCGCCCTGACCATGCAGCCGATCTCGCATCCCAACCTGATCACCACGGTCGTGTGCGACTGTGACATCTATGCCATCGCGCCGGCCCAGTGGTGGCCGCAAGAGCGGCTCGATACTCCCATCACGCCAGATGAGATTGCCGGACAGCCTTTCATCTCCATCGATATCCGCTCCCATCTGGGAGCATCGGTATCAGCGTGGCTGGCAGGCGTGTCTCCCCCTCCCGATGTCAAGGTCACGGTGCAGACCTATACCTTGGCGCGATCGCTGGTAGAGGCGCGTATTGGCATCGCCGTGGTCGATCACTTCACCGCCAAGGCAGGGCACGCAGACAAGGAAATACAGATGCGCCGGATCGACTTGCCTACGGCCAACAAGGTCTACGCCATCACCAATCGTTCCAGGCCGGCGCCCAAATCGGCGAATTTCCTGTTGGAGGCAATCCGTTCCTTGCCGGACTGA
- a CDS encoding MFS transporter produces the protein MATTRAQKMICLSALFLAWAVGYADRIVMSTAIIPISKEFALDAQQAGMVLSAFYVSYALMQLMGGWLSDRYGSRIVVVMCVVAWSLFTGLTSMAWSFASLLLIRFLFGAGEGCFSPASSVTVAEVFPQQERARAKSFLISTVFLGNAVGSGMVALTVVYLGWRGTFHILAFVGMIVAAILWLALRSGMAAQQARSAARPKNQLRELVKNPTALRLTAIWFCTSIVYIGMISWMPSFLLKVYQIDLLHIGIASAIPYLLAFLGTNVVGWLLDKHGKGREKYFMMGGALACAVFLALMISTTVIELLVVYWTLCLLSFNFVYATVFSVPLKHFPSHLIGSATGLMNFGGQLAGSIAPVVMGSLIVAFNGAYLAAFWFLVGSAMMSFLIAMTWRLAPPAAPAATLPETSSSHTS, from the coding sequence ATGGCAACTACGCGAGCGCAGAAAATGATCTGCCTGTCGGCCCTGTTCCTGGCCTGGGCCGTGGGCTATGCAGACCGCATCGTGATGAGCACGGCGATCATACCGATCAGCAAGGAATTCGCCCTGGATGCGCAACAGGCCGGCATGGTGCTCAGCGCCTTCTACGTCAGCTATGCGCTCATGCAACTCATGGGCGGATGGCTGTCCGACCGCTACGGCTCACGCATCGTCGTTGTCATGTGTGTGGTGGCCTGGTCCTTGTTTACCGGGCTCACCAGCATGGCCTGGTCATTCGCCTCACTGCTGCTGATCCGCTTCCTGTTCGGCGCCGGAGAAGGATGCTTCTCCCCTGCCAGCTCGGTCACCGTCGCGGAAGTCTTTCCGCAACAAGAGCGTGCACGCGCCAAATCCTTTCTGATCTCCACGGTCTTTCTGGGCAATGCGGTCGGCTCGGGAATGGTGGCGCTGACGGTGGTCTATCTCGGCTGGCGCGGCACCTTCCACATTCTTGCCTTCGTGGGCATGATCGTGGCCGCGATCCTGTGGCTGGCGCTGAGAAGCGGCATGGCCGCACAACAGGCAAGAAGCGCCGCGCGTCCAAAGAATCAACTGCGCGAGCTGGTCAAGAATCCCACCGCCTTGCGCCTCACCGCCATCTGGTTCTGTACCAGCATCGTCTATATCGGGATGATCTCCTGGATGCCTTCCTTTCTGTTGAAGGTGTATCAGATCGATCTGCTGCATATCGGCATCGCATCGGCGATCCCTTATCTGCTGGCGTTTCTGGGCACCAATGTAGTGGGCTGGCTGCTGGACAAGCACGGCAAGGGGCGTGAGAAGTACTTCATGATGGGTGGCGCGCTGGCTTGCGCGGTGTTTCTGGCGCTCATGATCTCCACCACGGTCATCGAGTTGCTGGTGGTCTACTGGACCTTGTGCCTGCTGTCATTCAATTTTGTCTACGCCACCGTCTTTTCCGTCCCGCTGAAGCACTTCCCTTCGCACCTGATCGGCAGCGCCACCGGCCTGATGAATTTTGGCGGCCAGCTGGCCGGCTCGATCGCCCCGGTGGTCATGGGCAGCCTGATCGTCGCGTTCAATGGCGCTTACCTGGCCGCCTTCTGGTTCCTGGTGGGTTCGGCCATGATGTCCTTCCTCATTGCCATGACCTGGCGGCTGGCGCCACCAGCGGCGCCAGCGGCGACCCTGCCGGAGACGTCGTCTTCCCACACCTCCTGA
- a CDS encoding DUF6402 family protein: MADVKKAPYYHLQKGLFGSKLKEFSAIRGCIPLNTPRGIAIDRAAPGVKPPPPIPTATAEKTQERSAPPQDIQNPKASQQKKKAQPEQLEVEVCDNPPIFDLQDVPVAMDNLGWTVSAKLARRWFSGPAHIYDNNPKSIQPINDTDVTLEWVLKFGIVKKKYEELLSKDIYNAAAVDSAKQKILTRIRKRFSEERTNDLSFNTSQSLTDLLQFHIDWQFQLSSLSDGDTFDGFTLTDLTGALANFNIYVAVGSVDISGEKYFRYEKSKSLYCLDAVGTITHVYAYVKDNYSFNGEQYLGHWNRHGIIIAPGTWLIGSNKPKRDLDIDIWVKAINKPVDTRRSFFANFRESDVYFPVFNADYNRWREKHDRGQDFMIYSKPVYLKLKKPIVFKLGEICRLEPLNSLA, from the coding sequence ATGGCGGACGTGAAAAAGGCCCCGTATTACCACCTGCAGAAAGGTCTATTCGGATCCAAATTAAAAGAATTCAGCGCAATTCGAGGATGCATCCCACTGAACACACCAAGAGGCATAGCGATTGACAGAGCCGCCCCCGGCGTGAAGCCACCTCCGCCCATACCCACTGCGACGGCAGAAAAGACTCAGGAGCGATCTGCGCCGCCGCAAGACATACAGAATCCCAAAGCGAGCCAACAAAAGAAGAAAGCGCAACCTGAACAACTGGAAGTAGAGGTTTGCGACAATCCGCCTATTTTCGATCTTCAGGATGTGCCCGTTGCCATGGACAATTTGGGCTGGACTGTCTCGGCGAAACTGGCGCGAAGGTGGTTTTCCGGTCCCGCCCACATCTATGACAACAATCCAAAGTCGATCCAGCCGATCAACGACACCGATGTGACGCTTGAATGGGTGCTGAAGTTTGGGATCGTCAAGAAAAAATATGAAGAACTCTTGTCCAAAGACATCTACAATGCCGCCGCCGTTGATTCAGCCAAACAGAAGATTCTGACGAGAATAAGAAAACGGTTTTCAGAGGAGCGAACCAACGATCTTAGCTTCAACACATCTCAATCTTTGACAGATCTTCTGCAATTTCACATCGACTGGCAATTTCAACTCTCCTCACTAAGTGACGGAGATACCTTTGATGGCTTCACCCTGACAGATCTTACGGGAGCATTGGCAAACTTCAATATCTACGTCGCTGTCGGTAGCGTTGACATCTCCGGCGAAAAGTATTTCAGATACGAAAAATCAAAAAGCCTTTATTGCCTCGACGCCGTTGGCACGATTACGCATGTCTACGCTTACGTGAAAGACAACTACTCATTCAATGGCGAACAATATTTGGGGCACTGGAATAGGCATGGAATTATCATTGCGCCAGGTACATGGCTTATAGGGTCTAATAAACCAAAGAGGGATTTAGATATTGATATATGGGTAAAGGCCATCAACAAACCGGTAGACACCCGCAGGAGTTTCTTCGCTAATTTCAGGGAGTCAGATGTCTATTTCCCGGTCTTTAACGCTGACTACAATCGATGGCGGGAGAAACATGACAGAGGCCAAGATTTCATGATCTATTCGAAGCCCGTGTACCTCAAACTGAAAAAACCTATCGTGTTCAAACTTGGCGAGATATGCAGACTAGAGCCGTTAAACTCATTGGCATAG
- a CDS encoding winged helix-turn-helix transcriptional regulator, with protein sequence MEKERKKFRQIDCSVFLADCPARDVLALLAEKWTLLVLHALSEKTYRTAELRRRIGGVSEKMLIQALRRLEQHGLVSRMSYQTVPPHVEYSLTPLGVSLSSIVCALDTWVETHALEISGWENKH encoded by the coding sequence ATGGAAAAAGAGAGAAAAAAATTCCGCCAGATTGACTGCAGCGTGTTTCTGGCGGATTGTCCCGCGCGCGACGTGTTGGCGCTGCTGGCCGAAAAATGGACCCTGCTCGTCTTGCACGCGTTAAGTGAGAAGACGTATCGAACAGCTGAGTTGAGAAGGCGCATTGGCGGCGTATCGGAAAAGATGCTGATCCAGGCCTTGCGCCGTCTTGAGCAACATGGTCTGGTAAGTCGCATGAGCTACCAGACCGTTCCGCCGCATGTTGAATATTCGCTGACACCGCTGGGGGTATCGTTGAGCAGCATCGTTTGCGCCTTGGATACGTGGGTGGAGACGCACGCATTGGAAATCAGCGGGTGGGAGAACAAGCACTAA
- a CDS encoding alpha/beta hydrolase: MPVMSRLLIAALLLLLSACASDPLANADAMTQAAGLRRELTRSGPFLLTAYVRISRLDQPLNLYIEGDGLAWRSRYEPSADPTPRKALGLSLAAADNSANMVYLARPCQFTPMASNPACNVGYWTGKRFAPEVVAAMNEAVGHYLERVPGQRVNLVGYSGGGAIAVLIAARRNDVATVRTVAGNLDHVALNRWHKVTPMSDSLNAIDVASRVAGIAQLHFSGSDDVIVPERFARAFVQQVGACAHLRVLPGLSHEGDWAAIWPSLLREAPYCDH, encoded by the coding sequence ATGCCAGTCATGAGCCGTCTGCTCATTGCAGCCCTGCTGCTGCTCTTGTCCGCTTGCGCCAGCGACCCCTTGGCGAACGCCGATGCCATGACGCAAGCGGCTGGCTTGCGGCGCGAGCTCACCAGGAGCGGTCCCTTCCTGCTGACCGCCTATGTGCGCATCAGCCGCCTGGACCAGCCGTTGAACCTGTATATCGAGGGCGATGGCCTGGCCTGGCGTAGCCGCTACGAGCCCTCTGCAGATCCCACGCCGCGCAAAGCCTTGGGATTGTCGCTGGCGGCGGCGGACAACAGCGCCAACATGGTCTACCTGGCGCGACCTTGCCAATTCACGCCCATGGCCAGCAACCCCGCCTGCAATGTCGGCTATTGGACGGGCAAACGATTTGCTCCCGAGGTGGTAGCGGCGATGAACGAGGCGGTCGGGCATTACCTTGAACGCGTTCCTGGTCAGCGTGTCAATCTGGTCGGATATTCCGGCGGCGGCGCCATCGCGGTGTTGATCGCCGCACGCCGCAACGATGTGGCCACCGTGCGCACGGTGGCTGGAAATCTGGATCACGTCGCGTTGAACCGCTGGCACAAGGTGACGCCGATGTCGGATTCACTCAACGCCATCGATGTGGCAAGCCGCGTCGCCGGGATTGCGCAACTTCATTTCAGTGGAAGCGACGACGTCATCGTGCCGGAGCGGTTTGCCAGGGCGTTCGTCCAGCAGGTCGGGGCCTGCGCGCATCTGAGGGTGCTACCTGGGTTATCCCATGAGGGAGACTGGGCGGCGATATGGCCGAGCTTGCTGAGGGAGGCGCCGTACTGTGATCATTGA
- a CDS encoding amidase produces the protein MKYHSNNTSSFARASSVVFTAMLLGAMTQTSFAQGKETASQRRLAQDPVFEASITHLQSAQDAGRATSRSLVLAYLARIRAYDQQGPSLNAIVTLNPKALEEADQLDRERRQSGPRGPLHGIPILVKDNYDTVDMPTTGGTLALATLQAQADAFQVKRLREAGAVILGKTTMHELAAGVTTVSSLTGFTRNPYDPRRAPGGSSGGTGAAVAASFAAAGMGSDTCGSIRIPAAHQNLFGLRTTRGLASRSGVMPLSSTQDVAAPLARSVEDLAIMLDATVGSDPQDSSTVDANGHIPKSYRDGLRADSLQGARIGVLRALFGAAPEDAEVSAAINKALQQLKDQGAIVTDVTIPELDGLLSGSSIIPYEFKYDLGAYLQSHPGAPVGSLGEILARGMEHELLEAGLRLRNSVDLQNPKDKEELEKVMLKRSALKSLMTDVMQKNHLDTLVYPTIQRKAALIGEPQGGAMNCQLSATTGLPALALPVGFTEDGLPVSLELLAPEFAEPALLGLAYGWEQKIGPRRSPYSTPALVAGKAPGLRRIKPIVLDQPGDASVRVELAYDPVTARLDYQASARKVAASDVISLALQRGEADKPGPVVANLLRQHQKSVKASIVLQGKDREALLAGKLYVDFYTRSAPLGAGRQPLVLAD, from the coding sequence ATGAAATATCACAGCAACAACACTTCATCATTCGCGCGGGCGTCGTCAGTTGTCTTCACCGCCATGCTGCTGGGCGCCATGACGCAGACGTCCTTCGCCCAGGGCAAGGAAACGGCGAGCCAGCGTAGGCTGGCACAAGACCCGGTCTTCGAAGCCTCCATCACCCATCTCCAGTCCGCGCAGGATGCCGGACGGGCGACCTCACGCAGCCTGGTGCTGGCCTATCTCGCCCGTATCCGGGCCTATGATCAGCAAGGTCCTTCGCTCAACGCCATCGTCACGCTCAATCCCAAAGCGCTGGAAGAGGCAGACCAGCTCGACCGCGAGCGTCGCCAGTCAGGACCGCGCGGTCCCCTGCACGGCATACCTATCCTGGTCAAGGACAACTACGACACCGTGGACATGCCCACCACCGGCGGGACACTGGCCCTGGCCACCCTGCAGGCCCAGGCGGATGCTTTCCAGGTCAAGCGTTTGCGTGAGGCCGGCGCGGTCATCCTCGGCAAGACCACGATGCACGAATTGGCCGCCGGGGTGACCACAGTCTCCTCCCTGACCGGATTCACCCGTAATCCCTATGACCCGCGACGCGCCCCGGGAGGCTCCAGTGGTGGCACCGGTGCCGCCGTGGCGGCAAGCTTCGCTGCAGCGGGGATGGGCAGCGACACCTGTGGCTCGATCCGCATCCCGGCAGCGCATCAAAACCTGTTCGGCTTGCGCACGACGCGCGGATTGGCCAGCCGCAGCGGCGTCATGCCGCTCTCCTCGACCCAGGATGTCGCCGCCCCGCTGGCAAGGTCGGTGGAAGATCTTGCGATCATGCTGGACGCCACGGTAGGCAGCGATCCACAGGACAGCTCCACCGTGGACGCCAATGGCCACATCCCCAAGTCGTATCGGGATGGTTTGCGGGCCGACAGTCTGCAAGGGGCCAGGATCGGCGTCCTCCGCGCACTCTTCGGCGCCGCGCCCGAGGATGCGGAAGTGTCTGCCGCCATCAACAAGGCCCTGCAACAACTCAAGGACCAGGGCGCGATTGTCACCGACGTCACCATCCCGGAACTCGACGGCTTGCTCAGCGGCAGCAGCATCATTCCCTATGAATTCAAGTATGACCTGGGCGCTTATCTCCAGAGTCATCCGGGCGCTCCGGTCGGCAGCCTTGGCGAGATCTTGGCGCGGGGCATGGAGCATGAGCTGCTCGAGGCCGGCTTGCGCCTGCGTAACAGCGTGGATCTGCAGAATCCGAAAGACAAGGAGGAGCTGGAGAAGGTCATGCTTAAACGGAGCGCCTTGAAGAGCCTGATGACTGATGTCATGCAGAAAAACCATCTCGATACGCTCGTCTATCCCACCATCCAGCGCAAGGCCGCCTTGATCGGAGAGCCGCAAGGCGGCGCCATGAATTGCCAGCTGAGCGCCACCACGGGATTGCCGGCGCTTGCCTTGCCGGTCGGCTTTACCGAAGACGGCTTGCCGGTATCGCTGGAGCTGCTGGCCCCGGAATTTGCAGAGCCCGCCTTGCTCGGCCTTGCCTACGGATGGGAACAAAAGATCGGTCCACGGCGATCGCCATACAGCACACCCGCCCTGGTCGCAGGCAAAGCGCCGGGACTCAGGCGCATCAAGCCCATCGTGCTGGATCAGCCTGGCGATGCGTCGGTACGCGTAGAACTTGCCTACGACCCGGTCACCGCCCGGCTGGACTATCAGGCCAGCGCCAGGAAGGTGGCGGCGTCCGATGTGATCAGCCTGGCGCTGCAGCGCGGCGAGGCCGACAAGCCGGGACCGGTGGTCGCCAACCTGCTGCGGCAACACCAGAAGAGCGTCAAGGCATCGATCGTACTGCAGGGAAAAGACCGGGAAGCGCTGCTGGCAGGGAAGCTCTACGTGGATTTCTACACACGAAGCGCCCCCTTGGGAGCTGGACGCCAGCCACTGGTGTTGGCTGACTGA
- a CDS encoding MBL fold metallo-hydrolase, translating to MKLIVLIFASVLSAMSAATVHAADGPQLTAAQTFSQTPGIYRVLVGDFKVTVLTDGTTPVPFDQIMHGMDKHALTAQFRDAGEPVNRETSINAFLIDTGERRILIDSGAGKVFGSCCGHLVETLKIAGYDPASIDAVLLTHVHGDHSAGLARDGERQFPNADVFLAKSELDYWMSDSAKAQAKASHQQMFVEGRAALAPYLAAGRIRTFSGRTTLFPGIEAIPAPGHTPGHSFYDIESRGRRMRVVGDIIHAAEVQLPHPNVTVDFDADEAQAARTRIAALEALAQSHELVAGPHLSFPGLGHILRAGDGFAWAPIPYSAVVRDVGN from the coding sequence ATGAAACTGATTGTCCTGATTTTCGCATCCGTACTCTCGGCAATGAGTGCGGCAACCGTCCACGCTGCCGATGGCCCGCAATTGACGGCGGCACAAACCTTCTCTCAAACTCCTGGGATTTATCGCGTGCTTGTTGGTGACTTCAAAGTCACGGTGCTGACCGACGGCACCACCCCTGTGCCTTTCGACCAGATCATGCATGGCATGGACAAGCACGCGCTGACTGCCCAGTTCCGCGATGCCGGGGAGCCGGTGAATCGTGAAACCTCCATCAATGCCTTTCTGATCGATACCGGCGAACGACGCATTCTGATCGATAGCGGCGCCGGCAAGGTCTTTGGTTCTTGCTGCGGCCATCTGGTCGAGACGCTCAAGATCGCCGGCTATGATCCCGCCTCCATTGATGCCGTGCTCTTGACGCATGTCCATGGCGACCATTCGGCAGGTCTGGCCCGAGACGGTGAAAGGCAGTTTCCCAACGCAGATGTCTTCCTGGCCAAGAGCGAGCTGGATTACTGGATGAGTGATTCCGCCAAAGCGCAGGCCAAGGCCAGCCACCAGCAGATGTTCGTTGAAGGACGGGCAGCGCTGGCGCCCTATCTGGCGGCGGGACGCATCAGGACATTCAGCGGAAGAACGACCCTGTTCCCGGGCATAGAAGCCATTCCGGCGCCGGGCCACACGCCGGGTCATAGCTTCTACGACATCGAAAGCCGAGGTCGTCGGATGCGCGTCGTCGGCGATATCATCCATGCCGCAGAGGTGCAACTTCCCCATCCGAACGTGACCGTGGATTTCGATGCAGACGAGGCGCAGGCCGCCCGAACCCGGATAGCAGCGCTGGAAGCGCTGGCGCAGTCGCATGAACTGGTTGCGGGACCGCACCTCTCCTTTCCTGGACTGGGGCATATCCTCCGCGCGGGAGATGGCTTTGCCTGGGCGCCCATTCCTTACTCGGCCGTCGTGCGGGACGTGGGCAACTGA